TTCCCAGTCAGTGTCTGCAGACGCCGCTCAGCCCACCACCATGCAGGCTATTAGGAACCTCTCAGCGCTGTCTCTGTGCAGAAAGAGCACTTGACTCTATGTGCACATCTGTGGCTCGGAATCTTATGGAAATGCTCAACTATGAGTCGATGCACGTTtgaaacaattaaaaatgtgAATTGTCTGGGCGACGTCTGGATACATtttctgatatttttttatttttttaatgccgCACCTTAAAGGAGGCTTGTTTTTCGAGGCTTTCCCTGAACACATGCGATTATCAACTCGTGTTGACCAGATTGCATTGGAAGTTgtggtcctcctcctcctctcctcctttcacTCCCTCCTGCAGATGCGTCCCTGGGCATCTCGTCAGGAGGATTTACCTTTGCAGCCGTCTGCAGCCAACGACTCGTCACACGGGCGCTCTGGCGAGGAGAGGAACAGTGGGAGAAGATCGTTCTGCTGATCCAAGCACCTTTGGTTATTGAGGGAAGCTCCATCACCTCCTTGATCGGCTCcctcctcccttttttttttgccaaacgCCATCCCACGACAGCCTACCCGGAGGAGAGGATCAGGGGGGAGCGAGGACACACCCGTATACTGTACGCGGTGTACACGGCTGGGATGCTGCAGACAACATGAGATGAGTATCATCGACTGTCCCAAATTGGAAATCCATGTTTTTTTATCCCCACCCCGTCCGAAGACTGAAGACCTTATTGTCGCAGCTTCATCTCCCTGAAACCGGCGGGAGCATCAGCTCTCATTCAGGAATGAAAAAGATGTCTGCAGGTATGCATGAAATTAAGACAGCAGATTTCTCAGTCTTCTCGATTTGATTAGATATGGTAGTTTGCACCTCTGTTGAAGGCATGTTGGCTGTACCTGTAGTTATGTGTGGCATGTTTCATTAGAGGATTATTGCACTTATCTGTGTTTCTATTTATGAGTGGAGATGAGGCAGATACAGCTTTTCTCTTGGAACCAATTTCCTTCTATGGGTAAATTATTTATAGATCCTTTTGAATATTTCAGTAAATGGGCACCATTTCAAGACTAAAATGCTCCATCAAAACTAAACAGAAGTCATGTCATATGAGCCAGTGGggcgtgtttttttttccttttgattcTTTATTGATAAAACTGTCAATCTTCATAGTGCTACACATTGTGTGTTTAGACTGCAGATGTCCAAGAGAGAATACTCTGTATGAATTGATTGTCTGCTGCATTGGCATACTCATGCAGCATTTGACCAATAAACAGGTTCTTTAATTCATTTCAGCAGATATTGTATTTGTTGTGTGCCTTTCTGTCTACAAGTTTACCTGCATTGAAGCAGCTTCATCTCCAAAGCAGATATGTGCATATAAATTAGCGTAAGCTTTAAGTTTCCATGAGCTGATGAGCTAACTCACATTGTTCTCTCACAAGAGTGAAACATTGCATTATTCACATCAGACTTTTTTTAAGAGGCTGACTTCATTTTCCGCTATTTTTAGTTCTTTGATCTTTGTGCTAAAATCAAATTCCTGATATTTCTGAACTAAGGCACTGAATGCTGAATCATGTCTCACATTTACCTGACCTTGATGTCTGCCTCCTTTCTATCTGTTCTACATGCAGTCAGATCCTAGGTGACAACCTGTGGCCGTCAGGTATTTACGGTGTCGGGCCCCCTCCTTCTCCTGACCCCCACCTGCAGTTCTTCAGGCTGCAGGACCCAGACTCACTGAAAAGTGCAGGCCTCCTCCCCCTGCAGAATGACTGTCGCTACGGGCGACCCCTCTGACGAGGCGGCTGCACACCCAGGGCACCCGCAGGACTACGACCCCGAGGCCGACCATGAGTGTTGTGAGAGGGTGGTCATTAACATCTCAGGGCTGCGCTTTGAGACGCAACTCAAGACCCTCTCACAGTTTCCAGAGACCCTGCTGGGGGACCCCAAAAAGAGGATGCGCTACTTTGACCCCCTAAGGAACGAGTACTTTTTCGACAGGAATAGAACCAGCTTTGATgccatattgtattattatcaATCAGGAGGCCGGTTGAGAAGGCCGGTTAATGTCACCCTTGATATTTTCTCAGAAGAGATCCGCTTTTATGAGCTGGGCGAGGAGGCGATCGAGATATTCAGAGAAGATGAGGGTTTCATCAAGGAAGAGGAGAGGCCTCTTCCCGACAATGAGTTTCAGAGACAGGTGTGGCTACTGTTTGAGTACCCAGAGAGCTCAGGTCCTGCTAGGATTATTGCCATAATCTCTGTCATGGTCATCCTGATCTCTATTGTCAGCTTCTGCTTGGAGACACTCCCTATTTTCCGCAATGATGAGGACGAGATGCATAAGTCTCATGCAGCAGTCTTTTCGCCTGAGACCAACACCACAATAATTAGCTACTCATCCACCTACTTCACCGACCCCTTCTTCATCCTGGAGACTCTTTGCATTATATGGTTCTCTTTTGAGTTTCTAGTGCGCTTCTTCGCCTGCCCAAGCAAAGCAGGCTTCTTTGGTAACATAATGAACATTATTGATATTGTTGCAATCATCCCTTACTTCATCACTCTTGGCACCGAGCTGGCAGACACGCCAGAGGATGGTCAGCAAGGTCAGCAAGCCATGTCTTTAGCCATTCTCAGGGTAATTCGATTAGTACGAGTCTTCAGAATTTTCAAGCTATCTCGTCACTCCAAGGGGCTTCAGATTTTAGGTCAAACCCTAAAAGCCAGCATGAGAGAGCTTGGCctgctcattttctttcttttcataggGGTCATCCTGTTCTCCAGTGCTGTGTACTTTGCTGAAGCAGATGAGCCTGAGTCACAGTTTGAGAGCATCCCAGATGCGTTTtggtgggctgtcgtgtctatGACAACAGTCGGCTACGGAGATATGGTCCCAACTACGATCGGTGGCAAGATTGTGGGCTCCCTCTGTGCCATTGCAGGTGTACTGACCATCGCCTTGCCAGTGCCTGTCATTGTGTCCAACTTTAACTACTTCTATCACCGGGAGACTGAAGGGGAAGAGCAGGCTCAGTATTTGCAGGCCACCGTGGCCAAAGCTGATTCAGCTGAGGATCTAAAGAAGAGCCGGAGCGGCTCCACCATCAGTAAATCGGACTACATGGAGATCCAAGAGGCTGTGAACAACAGCAACGAGGACTTTCAGGAGGAGAATCTTAAGACAGCCAACTGCACACTCGCCAATACAAACTATGTAAACATCACCAAAATGCTCACAGATGTGTAACCATCTTGCATTTCTTCTCCCTTTCAGTGGGAAATGTGGAGCTGAGCAACTGGATGGGACAGACACCTCCCACCCCCTGAATGCTAGCTAAATCAAGGCAATATTATTCAGAAATGTTGATAATTATTGACTAAAATATATTGCAAACGTCATTCCCTATACCCCCCCTGCGCTCATCCCGTCCTCACAGTTTACACTTAAAACGCCAGAAaaatttaagaagaaaactTGAAATATTTGCTTTCTGCATGGACATTTTCTGTGAGAttgctaaaataataataataatgataataataatgataacaatgcaAGCTTTCTGCTCACAATTGTAGCCCACAGTAGTgcacaaaaagaagagaaaaagtagaaaactcagttagaaaaaaaatggaCTTTGGACTCCTCATACCTTATTTCCCAAGGCACACTGCTCTGCCATGCGCTTTCTAAAGAGCCTCTTATGTGCGACATATGCTACTTATCGAAACCAATGAAACAAAACCATTTTATGCTATGTCATATAGAGATAAAATGATGCGTGAGCATAAAGGGAACCCACTGCAGCACTGATATGACCTGTGGGTAACTTGCGACAATGTCGGTGGTTAAGTACACCACATTTAAGGATGAATGACAGCCATCAGCACTAAGCTTATGGTTTGACACCTTTTTTCCCCTGTAGACATCAGTTTCTGATGAATGACTGAGAATGGCCTTGAATTATCACTGCTTTGGTCTTATATGTACTCTATATAATGCAATGCAAGCTTTCCCACCTCCATTCACCCAAACTGGTCTTACTGCAGAGCTTTGAGAcaacttgaatgtttttttgtttttcacacaCAAGCAGTACTTATTCGTATTGATAGGTAGCTTAACTGTGACTTAACTGATAGCCAATAGGTAGATAGGTGCTGTTAGTAGTAAACATTGTCAGTAGATTACTGCATGACATTTTTATCTGAATGAGACGTTCCACTCGTTTCTAGACTGCCACTTGCTTCACCTTGCCACTGTATAGCTGTCTGGACACTGCCTTCTGTACAAATCTACACTTTTGAAAGGATGCCTGCAGGTAGCTGTTACAACAACCTTAAGCTGTATGTTTAAGGATTTCCTAGGGAATAACCGTGCAGCCAGTTCCTACACTTAATAGGACGCATATTGATGTTTAACATTCCATGTAGAAGTCATTGCCATGTAACTTTTGCCAGGTTGCTGTAAACTGGGCTGTGATTTTGGGCATAACCTCCCATTTGAGGTCTGGACATGAATCCCAGCTGCAGATATGATAAACCTGGAGGTTTTTTTTGGGACAGGTTTGTCACATCACGTGCTAACAATCAAAATAGTAATTTTTAAGGAGTTGTGTATAGAAAAACGCTTCCCCTGAACTGCCTTTTATCTGGGTTTACGCTATTCTCCTAGTGTTGCATGACCTCGAAAACATTCCTAGCATGCGTCAAAGCTCAAAGAAGCTtctaagtaaaaagaaaaaaataactaaaatcaATACGATGGATATGTTTATTTcttatataaaacaatatgtATACAGACATAACACATATATTCAGTAGGTCTATGCTTTTATCcaagaatttgaaaaaaagcaATCAAGAGAAAGCAAGAGTCTTTCCACAATGTGCACATCATTGCCATTTTTTAGAAATAACAACAGAAATAACTCTGAGCACTGTTCAGAGTGCCAAAGAAACACGATTCACTTGGCGTCTACAAAAAATGCTTGCTTGTCTGCTGACTTTTTCAGACAACTTGGCACAAATCCTGTTTTTAAACCTCTGAGCCTCCTTCACCTAATTCTAGACTGCCCTCGGTGAAGTAGCTGTTAAAAGCAGGGTGCTGTTAAATGCTATAATCCCATACACACATCTTTTATCCAAAAGCGTTTATTGCCCTTAGATTGAACACAACATAAATTGAGTCTAACTGTCCTCGGAGAACTCTATGATGCCAGAAGCTCGATCCGTCTTTAAAAGTTGgcaacaaacatgaattaagtTCTGATAACAGGACCGTGTCCAGCAAATAGTTTCCAACGTTCGCTCAACACTGCCAAGGTAACAGTCGAAGGCAGTGATATCAATAGAGAAGTTCTAATTAGCAGCAGTGTAGCAGACAGTGTCTAACCTACAGGTCGTCTGACTTCACTCCTATGTCTCGCTCTTCTGCCTATTCTCACAGTTGTCTTAGAAATTAAGAAAGATGTAGGATTAAGAGAGGGTCTGTAGCAAGAACAGTCTTGATGACAGACTTTGGTAGAATTAGATGATGATGGCAGAATTTACATCTTTATTCTTAGGGGGTTTCATTCTGCTCAATTTTAACCCTCAGCTGTAAAATGTCCTAATGCCATGGTTGCCAATATGTAATCCCGATGCCTCATTCAACTGTCTGTCACGAGGCTTCTGAAGTCTTCTCTTTCAAAATGTGTGAGCTTTCATAGAGCTttctaaaactgttttttttgctttccaAGAGTCAGATGAGATTAAGTGTTGTTTAGCAATATCACTGTAACTGGAGTGTGTGGACTCCAACGCATTCTTTTATGGGCTTCCACAGTGAAACCATACTGATCAACTGCCGGGCACTGGTGCGTGTGTTAATGCAGAGCAAGGAGTTTTATGTCCATGTGAAAGAGACATGACATACTGAGTGTCAGCACCAGAGCATTGGTTGTAAAGCCTCATATACTGTATGCATCAGCCATTTGCTTATCTGTTTTGTGGAGGGAGAAACATTCATAGTCAGAACAAAAACATTTGTCAATGCCAAgggccaaccatctaactttgAGGCTCATGGGGAACTacgatttgttgcagttccttgatTGCCCACTAGAACCTGGCTCCAAAAGCAAAtgcccatgttaaaatgtccaactttagaggaGAAATACACATATTTTGCGTCGTTttatttcacacccatgacaacattgaggggggtgaatttttttctaccacaccaggagagtttatatcaagtatttcatttatttctaacatgattgATAGACAGCTGGCttagccaatggctagctgC
This genomic window from Cololabis saira isolate AMF1-May2022 chromosome 8, fColSai1.1, whole genome shotgun sequence contains:
- the LOC133448378 gene encoding potassium voltage-gated channel subfamily A member 2 — protein: MTVATGDPSDEAAAHPGHPQDYDPEADHECCERVVINISGLRFETQLKTLSQFPETLLGDPKKRMRYFDPLRNEYFFDRNRTSFDAILYYYQSGGRLRRPVNVTLDIFSEEIRFYELGEEAIEIFREDEGFIKEEERPLPDNEFQRQVWLLFEYPESSGPARIIAIISVMVILISIVSFCLETLPIFRNDEDEMHKSHAAVFSPETNTTIISYSSTYFTDPFFILETLCIIWFSFEFLVRFFACPSKAGFFGNIMNIIDIVAIIPYFITLGTELADTPEDGQQGQQAMSLAILRVIRLVRVFRIFKLSRHSKGLQILGQTLKASMRELGLLIFFLFIGVILFSSAVYFAEADEPESQFESIPDAFWWAVVSMTTVGYGDMVPTTIGGKIVGSLCAIAGVLTIALPVPVIVSNFNYFYHRETEGEEQAQYLQATVAKADSAEDLKKSRSGSTISKSDYMEIQEAVNNSNEDFQEENLKTANCTLANTNYVNITKMLTDV